A genomic segment from Panthera tigris isolate Pti1 chromosome A1, P.tigris_Pti1_mat1.1, whole genome shotgun sequence encodes:
- the LOC102956351 gene encoding protocadherin beta-5, with translation METALAKTPQKRQVLFLAILMLLWEAGCDSIRYSIPEETESGSFVANLAKDLGLRVGELATRGARIHYKGNKQLLELDVETGNLLLYEKLDREVLCGVTDPCILYFQLLLENPVQFFQADLQLTDINDHSPEFLDKEMLLKIPESVQPGTVFPLKIAQDFDIGSNTVQNYTISPNSHFHVVTHNRGDGRKYPELMLDKSLDREEQSELSLTLTALDGGDPPRSGTTAVRIEVVDINDNAPAFLQSLYEVQVPENSPPNSLVVVVSAQDLDAGTYGNVRYTLFQGNQVIQPFVVDEITGEIHLKKALDFEATRYYNVEIAGTDGGGLSGKCTVAIEVVDVNDNAPELTMSTLTSTTPENSPETVVAVFSVSDPDSGDNGRMVCSIQNDLPFLLKPTFKNFYTLVTEKPLDRESQAEYNITITVTDLGTPRLKTQHNITVTVSDVNDNAPAFSQTTYTLRVRENNSPALHIGSVSATDRDSGANAQVTYSLLPPADPQLPLASLVSINADNGQLFALRSLDYEALQAFEFGVRAADRGSPALSSQARVRVLVLDDNDNAPFVLYPPQNGSAPCTELVPRAAEAGYLVTKVVAVDGDSGQNAWLSYQLLKATEPGLFGVWAHNGEVRTARLLSERDAVKHRLVVLVKDNGEPPRSASVTLHVLLVDGFSQPYLPLPEVAAAEARADPLTVYLVVALASVSSLFLFSVLVFVAVRLCRRSRAASAGRCSGPEGHFPGHLVDVSGAGTLSQSYQYEVCLTGGSETSEFKFLKPIIPNFPPQGIGKEMEENATFRNSFGFN, from the coding sequence ATGGAGACAGCGCTAGCAAAAACGCCACAGAAAAGGCAAGTTCTCTTTCTTGCTATATTGATGCTTTTGTGGGAGGCTGGCTGTGACTCAATTAGGTATTCCAttccagaagaaacagaaagtggcTCCTTTGTGGCCAACCTGGCAAAGGACCTGGGGCTCAGGGTGGGGGAACTAGCTACTCGAGGCGCGCGAATccattacaaaggaaacaaacagctcTTGGAACTGGATGTAGAAACCGGGAATTTGCTGCTATATGAAAAACTAGACCGGGAGGTGCTGTGCGGAGTGACAGATCCCTGTATACTGTACTTCCAGTTATTACTGGAAAACCCAGTGCAGTTTTTTCAGGCTGATCTGCAGCTCACAGATATAAATGACCATTCCCCAGAGTTCCTAGACAAGGAAATGCTCCTCAAAATCCCAGAAAGCGTTCAGCCTGGGACtgtatttcctttgaaaatagcTCAGGACTTTGACATAGGTAGCAACACTGTTCAGAACTACACAATCAGCCCCAACTCCCATTTTCATGTTGTCACTCATAATCGCGGAGATGGCAGAAAATACCCAGAGCTCATGCTGGACAAATCGCTGGACCGGGAGGAGCAGTCTGAACTCAGTTTAACCCTTACGGCGCTGGATGGTGGGGATCCACCTAGGTCCGGGACCACTGCAGTCCGTATTGAAGTCGTGGACATCAATGATAATGCCCCTGCGTTTTTACAGTCGCTCTATGAGGTACAGGTCCCGGAGAACAGCCCCCCAAACTCCTTAGTTGTCGTTGTCTCTGCCCAAGATTTAGATGCAGGAACATATGGGAATGTACGCTACACTCTATTCCAAGGCAATCAAGTTATTCAACCATTTGTAGTAGACGAAATAACAGGAGAAATTCATCTGAAAAAGGCATTGGATTTCGAGGCAACTCGATACTATAACGTGGAAATTGCAGGCACAGACGGTGGGGGCCTTTCAGGAAAATGCACTGTAGCTATAGAAGTTGTGGATGTGAATGACAACGCCCCCGAACTGACCATGTCAACGCTCACAAGCACAACCCCAGAAAACTCCCCAGAGACTGTAGTTGCTGTTTTCAGTGTTTCTGATCCAGACTCCGGGGACAACGGTAGGATGGTTTGCTCCATCCAGAACGatcttccctttctcttgaaACCCACATTCAAGAACTTTTACACCCTAGTTACAGAAAAGCCACTGGACAGAGAAAGCCAAGCCGAGTACAACATCACCATCACGGTCACCGACTTGGGGACCCCCAGGCTGAAAACGCAGCACAACATAACCGTGACGGTCTCCGACGTCAACGACAACGCCCCCGCCTTCAGCCAAACCACCTACACCCTGCGCGTCCGCGAGAACAACAGCCCCGCCCTGCACATCGGCAGCGTGAGCGCCACGGACAGGGACTCGGGCGCCAACGCCCAGGTCACCTACTCGCTGCTGCCGCCCGCGGACCCGCAgctgcccctggcctccctggtGTCCATCAACGCGGACAACGGGCAGCTGTTCGCGCTCAGGTCCCTGGATTACGAGGCGCTGCAGGCGTTCGAGTTCGGCGTGCGCGCGGCCGACCGCGGCTCGCCCGCGCTCAGCAGCCAGGCGCGGGTGCGCGTGCTGGTGCTGGACGACAACGACAACGCGCCCTTCGTGCTGTACCCGCCGCAGAACGGCTCTGCGCCCTGCACCGAGCTGGTGCCCAGGGCGGCCGAGGCGGGCTACCTGGTGACCAAGGTGGTGGCGGTGGACGGCGACTCGGGCCAGAACGCCTGGCTGTCGTACCAGCTGCTCAAGGCCACGGAGCCCGGGCTGTTCGGCGTGTGGGCGCACAACGGCGAGGTGCGCACGGCCCGGCTGCTGAGCGAGCGCGACGCCGTCAAGCACAGGCTGGTGGTGCTGGTCAAGGACAATGGCGAGCCGCCGCGCTCGGCCAGCGTCACGCTGCACGTGCTGCTGGTGGACGGCTTCTCGCAGCCCTACCTGCCGCTCCCGGAGGTGGCGGCGGCCGAGGCGCGGGCAGACCCGCTCACCGTCTACTTGGTCGTGGCCTTGGCGTCCGTGTCGTCGCTCTTCCTGTTCTCGGTGCTGGTGTTCGTGGCGGTGCGGCTGTGCAGGCGGAGCCGGGCGGCGTCTGCGGGTCGCTGCTCGGGGCCCGAGGGCCACTTTCCGGGCCACCTGGTGGACGTCAGCGGCGCGGGGACGCTGTCCCAGAGCTACCAGTATGAGGTGTGTCTGACGGGAGGCTCGGAGACTAGTGAGTTCAAGTTCTTGAAGCCGATTATCCCGAACTTCCCTCCCCAGGGCATTGGAAAGGAAATGGAGGAAAACGCCACCTTCCGGAATAGCTTTGGATTCAATTAG